Proteins found in one Planctomycetes bacterium MalM25 genomic segment:
- the nrgA gene encoding Ammonium transporter NrgA codes for MSLVLERRNWAVMLLALCATLAGPAGYAIAQEEGGEETAAAETEAAEEPAAEEPAAEEPAEEEAPAEETAEAWEGGVGYAFDNAVLFLCAVLVFFMQAGFAMVESGFNSSKNAVNILFKNSMDICVGVLLFFLIGFGLMYPTLYEKEGGWDDVSGYLAFGGVGLENYVPADGRTFSPEVDWLFQAVFAATAATIVSGAVAGRMKVSGYLIYSAILTGLVYPISGYWKWGGGWLMQFGELVDGEYAMGFQDFAGSAVVHGLGGFAGLAGAIVLGPRIGRYVDGKSVPMPGHNIPLAGLGVFILWFGWYGFNPGSYLSFANTADIDGTMHCAVTTTLAAGAGGIVATLVSWVMFGKPDLSMGLNGILAGLVSITACCDCMSNMQAILVGGVGGVLVIAGIMLLDKLNIDDPVGAWPVHGLCGIWGCLAIGILPNDYLKDGTTTFAIQACGALSICAWGFVTMFVLFSVLKSMDLLRVSPEEEQQGLDISEHGMAAYTH; via the coding sequence ATGTCGCTCGTTCTCGAACGGCGCAATTGGGCAGTCATGCTGCTCGCTCTGTGCGCCACCCTGGCCGGACCAGCCGGCTACGCGATCGCCCAAGAAGAGGGCGGCGAAGAAACCGCCGCCGCCGAAACCGAGGCCGCGGAAGAGCCCGCTGCTGAAGAACCGGCCGCTGAAGAGCCCGCCGAGGAAGAAGCTCCCGCTGAGGAAACAGCCGAGGCTTGGGAAGGCGGAGTCGGCTACGCCTTCGACAACGCGGTGCTGTTCCTCTGTGCTGTCCTCGTGTTCTTCATGCAAGCCGGCTTCGCGATGGTCGAATCGGGCTTCAACTCGTCGAAGAACGCGGTGAACATCCTGTTCAAGAACTCGATGGACATCTGCGTTGGCGTCCTGCTGTTCTTCCTAATCGGATTCGGGTTGATGTACCCGACTCTCTACGAGAAAGAGGGGGGCTGGGACGACGTCAGTGGCTACCTCGCATTCGGCGGAGTTGGTCTCGAGAACTACGTGCCCGCCGACGGCCGCACGTTCTCGCCCGAAGTGGATTGGCTCTTCCAAGCCGTCTTCGCCGCGACTGCCGCGACGATTGTCTCGGGAGCCGTTGCTGGGCGTATGAAGGTCTCGGGCTACTTGATCTACAGTGCTATCTTGACCGGCTTGGTTTACCCCATCAGCGGATACTGGAAGTGGGGTGGCGGTTGGCTCATGCAGTTCGGTGAGCTGGTTGATGGTGAGTACGCAATGGGCTTCCAGGACTTCGCCGGCTCGGCGGTGGTTCACGGCCTCGGTGGCTTCGCCGGTCTTGCCGGCGCCATCGTGCTCGGACCGCGGATCGGCCGCTACGTCGATGGCAAGAGCGTCCCGATGCCCGGGCACAACATCCCGCTCGCCGGCCTCGGTGTGTTCATCCTTTGGTTCGGTTGGTACGGGTTCAACCCGGGCAGCTACCTCTCCTTCGCCAACACGGCGGATATCGATGGCACCATGCACTGCGCCGTCACCACCACGCTAGCGGCCGGCGCCGGCGGCATCGTGGCGACGCTCGTCAGCTGGGTCATGTTCGGCAAGCCGGACCTCTCGATGGGTCTCAACGGCATCCTCGCCGGCCTAGTCAGCATCACGGCCTGCTGTGACTGCATGAGCAACATGCAGGCGATCCTCGTCGGCGGTGTCGGTGGCGTGCTGGTCATCGCGGGCATCATGCTGCTCGACAAGCTCAACATCGACGACCCGGTCGGCGCCTGGCCCGTCCACGGCCTCTGCGGCATCTGGGGCTGCCTGGCGATCGGCATCCTGCCCAACGATTACCTCAAAGACGGAACGACGACGTTCGCCATCCAGGCCTGCGGCGCCCTCTCCATCTGTGCCTGGGGCTTCGTGACGATGTTCGTCCTGTTCAGTGTGCTGAAGTCGATGGACCTGCTCCGGGTTTCGCCCGAGGAAGAGCAGCAGGGTCTGGACATCAGCGAGCACGGCATGGCCGCCTACACGCACTGA
- the glnB_2 gene encoding Nitrogen regulatory protein P-II: MKLIIAIIQPSKLEDVKSALAEVEVVRLTILDVQGFGRQKGQTEQYRGADISVSLLRKVQLQIAVNEEFVEPTINAIIQGGRSGDSGEIGDGKIFVLPMDDCVRIRTGERGDEAI, encoded by the coding sequence ATGAAGCTGATCATCGCCATCATCCAGCCCAGCAAGCTGGAGGACGTGAAGTCCGCCCTGGCGGAAGTGGAGGTCGTCCGACTGACGATCCTCGACGTGCAGGGCTTCGGTCGCCAGAAGGGCCAGACCGAGCAGTACCGGGGCGCCGACATCTCGGTCAGCCTGCTCCGCAAGGTCCAGCTCCAGATCGCCGTGAACGAGGAGTTCGTCGAGCCGACGATCAACGCCATCATCCAGGGCGGACGCTCGGGCGACTCGGGCGAGATCGGCGACGGCAAGATCTTCGTCCTCCCAATGGACGACTGCGTCCGGATCCGTACCGGCGAACGAGGCGACGAGGCGATTTAG
- the rsmA gene encoding Ribosomal RNA adenine dimethylase: MHKLREIGVEPNSRHGQNFLIDLNLIQMIADSAELGPRDVALEIGTGTGSLTTLIAQQASSVVTVEIDANLFELASEHLLHHDNVIQLRCDALRNKNTFSDEVLQTVGSALRGTPDSRLKLVANLPYNVATPILSNLLMCEHTPHTMVATIQKELADRIVAKPWSKDYGALSVWMQSQADTEVVRVMSPKVFWPPPKVESAIVKIVVNPEKRAAIPDLKYFQQLIRALFLHRRKFLRANVASAMKRHLSKEQIDAVIDQMGFAPDTRTEQLDIETLLAFTERIRQLAPDWSL, translated from the coding sequence ATGCACAAGCTGCGGGAGATCGGCGTGGAGCCGAACTCGCGGCACGGGCAGAACTTCCTGATCGACCTGAACCTGATTCAGATGATCGCCGACTCGGCCGAGCTCGGGCCGCGCGACGTGGCCCTGGAGATCGGCACGGGGACCGGCTCGCTCACCACGCTGATCGCGCAGCAGGCGAGCAGCGTGGTCACCGTCGAGATCGACGCCAACCTCTTCGAGCTCGCCAGCGAGCACCTGCTGCACCACGACAACGTGATCCAGCTCCGCTGCGACGCGCTGCGCAACAAGAACACCTTCTCCGACGAGGTCCTACAGACCGTCGGCTCCGCGCTACGGGGCACGCCCGACTCGCGGCTGAAGCTGGTCGCCAACCTGCCGTACAACGTCGCCACGCCGATCCTGTCGAACCTGCTGATGTGCGAGCACACGCCGCACACGATGGTCGCGACCATCCAGAAGGAGCTGGCCGACCGGATCGTCGCCAAGCCGTGGAGCAAGGACTACGGGGCGTTGAGCGTCTGGATGCAGAGCCAAGCGGACACGGAGGTCGTGCGGGTCATGTCGCCCAAGGTCTTCTGGCCGCCCCCCAAGGTCGAGTCGGCGATTGTGAAGATCGTCGTCAATCCGGAGAAGCGGGCCGCTATCCCCGACCTCAAGTACTTCCAGCAACTGATCCGCGCCCTCTTCCTGCACCGCCGCAAGTTCCTGCGGGCGAACGTCGCCTCGGCGATGAAGCGGCACCTGAGCAAGGAACAGATCGATGCGGTCATCGACCAGATGGGCTTCGCGCCCGATACGCGGACCGAACAGCTCGACATCGAGACGCTGCTCGCCTTCACCGAGCGGATCCGCCAACTCGCGCCCGATTGGTCGCTCTGA
- the hisB gene encoding Imidazoleglycerol-phosphate dehydratase, with the protein MTRTATIHRQTRETDIRLEVDLDGSGKSDLDTGVGFLDHMLELLTKHACLDLTVKADGDLQVDQHHTVEDIGICLGQAVREALGDKAGIRRYGSMTLPMDETLVTAAVDLGGRYAFEWRVEIPTEKIGQFDSELVEHFWQSFAANALANVHVLAHYGRNSHHLAEAVFKACGRAIRAATESDPRMVGAPSTKGSL; encoded by the coding sequence ATGACGCGCACCGCGACCATCCACCGCCAGACCCGCGAGACCGACATCCGGCTGGAGGTCGATCTCGACGGCTCCGGGAAGTCCGATCTCGATACCGGGGTCGGCTTCCTCGACCACATGCTCGAGCTGCTGACGAAGCACGCCTGCCTCGACCTGACGGTCAAGGCCGACGGCGACCTGCAAGTCGATCAGCACCACACGGTCGAAGACATCGGCATCTGCCTGGGCCAGGCGGTCCGCGAGGCGCTGGGCGATAAGGCGGGCATCCGACGCTACGGCTCGATGACCCTGCCCATGGACGAGACGCTCGTCACCGCGGCGGTCGATCTCGGCGGTCGCTACGCCTTCGAGTGGCGCGTCGAGATCCCAACCGAGAAGATCGGGCAGTTCGACAGCGAGCTGGTCGAGCACTTCTGGCAATCTTTCGCCGCCAACGCGCTGGCGAACGTCCACGTGCTGGCCCACTACGGGCGCAACAGCCACCACCTCGCCGAGGCGGTCTTCAAGGCGTGCGGCCGGGCGATCCGCGCCGCCACCGAGTCCGATCCACGCATGGTGGGGGCGCCCAGCACCAAGGGTTCGCTGTAG
- the ligC_4 gene encoding 4-carboxy-2-hydroxymuconate-6-semialdehyde dehydrogenase, with amino-acid sequence MSIDRRLFMSGAAAAGASLLSSPSLAASKSVADLRIAVVGVRGRGREHLMGLGKNVVAVCDIDREVLNKQAQLHGEKTGRTLAKYVDFREMLQKEDLDGVSIATPNHTHCLIGIAALEAGKHVYTEKPISHNVWEGRQLVAAARKHDRLVQCGTQSRSSPSLMKAVDWVRGGQLGAVQYAIGTCYKPRKAIGKLDQPLRIPDTIDYDLWCGPAEMRDLYRPQLHYDWHWDTNTGNGDMGNQGIHQMDIARWFLGEEGMAPRTMSLGGRLGYDDAANTPNTQVVYHDYAAAPLIFETRGLPRSKAAQKQWGSQMDRYRGSGIGVIVQCEGGHVLIPSYTEAIAYDRTGKQVEHWRGGGDHFRNWLEAIVAGDRSLLNGEIQEGHVSSSLCHIGGVSHELGTKMTADEIAESVAADPLLSGAFDRMAAHLRANDVDIDSETESLTLGPWVDVDAETERFSGPAGAEKLFRREGRAEFRVSDLGA; translated from the coding sequence ATGTCGATCGATCGCCGTCTGTTTATGTCGGGAGCCGCCGCCGCCGGGGCTTCGTTGCTGAGCTCCCCGAGCTTGGCCGCCTCGAAGAGTGTGGCCGACCTCCGGATCGCAGTGGTGGGCGTGCGGGGGCGTGGTCGTGAGCACTTGATGGGGCTCGGCAAGAACGTTGTCGCGGTCTGTGACATCGACCGCGAAGTCCTCAACAAGCAGGCCCAACTGCACGGCGAGAAGACCGGCCGCACGCTGGCCAAGTACGTCGACTTCCGCGAGATGCTCCAGAAGGAAGACCTGGACGGCGTCTCCATCGCCACGCCCAACCACACGCACTGCCTCATCGGCATCGCGGCGCTCGAAGCGGGCAAGCACGTCTACACCGAGAAACCGATCTCGCACAACGTGTGGGAGGGCCGGCAACTCGTGGCCGCGGCGCGCAAGCACGACCGACTCGTCCAGTGCGGCACGCAATCGCGTTCCAGCCCGAGCCTCATGAAGGCGGTCGATTGGGTGCGTGGCGGGCAACTCGGCGCAGTGCAGTACGCGATCGGCACCTGCTACAAGCCGCGCAAGGCGATCGGCAAGCTCGATCAGCCACTCCGCATCCCCGACACCATCGACTACGACCTCTGGTGCGGCCCCGCCGAGATGCGGGACCTCTACCGCCCCCAGCTGCACTATGACTGGCACTGGGACACGAACACGGGCAACGGCGACATGGGCAACCAGGGCATCCACCAGATGGACATCGCCCGCTGGTTCCTCGGCGAAGAGGGCATGGCGCCCCGCACGATGAGCCTCGGCGGCCGCCTCGGCTACGACGACGCCGCCAACACGCCCAACACGCAGGTCGTCTACCACGACTACGCCGCCGCTCCGCTGATCTTCGAGACCCGCGGCCTGCCGCGCTCGAAGGCGGCCCAGAAACAGTGGGGCAGCCAGATGGATCGCTACCGCGGCTCGGGCATCGGCGTCATCGTCCAGTGCGAGGGGGGCCACGTCCTCATCCCCAGCTACACCGAAGCGATCGCCTACGATCGCACGGGCAAGCAGGTCGAGCACTGGCGGGGCGGCGGAGACCACTTCCGAAACTGGCTCGAAGCCATCGTGGCCGGCGATCGCTCGCTCCTCAACGGCGAGATCCAAGAGGGGCACGTCTCTAGTTCGCTCTGCCACATCGGCGGCGTGTCGCACGAGTTGGGCACGAAGATGACGGCCGACGAGATCGCCGAGTCGGTCGCCGCCGACCCGCTGCTGAGCGGCGCCTTCGACCGGATGGCGGCCCACTTGCGCGCCAACGACGTCGATATCGACAGCGAAACCGAGTCGCTGACTCTTGGGCCTTGGGTCGATGTCGACGCCGAGACCGAACGCTTCTCCGGCCCCGCCGGGGCCGAGAAACTGTTCCGACGTGAGGGCCGCGCCGAGTTCCGGGTCAGCGACCTGGGGGCGTAA
- the ccp_3 gene encoding Cytochrome c551 peroxidase precursor, which yields MMNCTPPARRSRRSQPLAYASLLASALASATHSHAAAPGVPALGGSAAGYVEYAVDSLPQHFTGPGISAFDNTPIDNAITDAGAELGRVLFYDPRLSHNDGTSCASCHTQATGFTDSEQFSEGFEGGLTGRHSMGLSNARWYESGRFFWDERAATLEDQVLGPIQDAVEMGSDLTQLVSELNDTEYYPVLFERAFGDSNVTSDRMAKAMAQFVRSMASYQSPFDRAVAAGSVASPNFAAVDDIENPTEVTAGHALFQQECAGCHRTVAQAANETHNIGLPRIDADGDGELDSDDGAGDQQFKVPSLRNIAMRGRFMHDGRFQTLAEVVEFYSSGVTNNGDRLGVGLRVGGFGFSETEKAALVAFLESLTDEEFLMSELFSNPLVALDGDYDGSGVVDDDDRLAWAAQFGLGEEDVSGPLMADGNGDGVVDAADYSIWRDNLGTRWDDAVAALAQAVPEPSTWLLAMLALATPRRRARREPLALYSPNSSV from the coding sequence ATGATGAACTGCACTCCCCCTGCGCGCCGATCGCGACGTTCTCAACCGCTTGCTTACGCGTCGCTCCTCGCTTCGGCATTGGCGTCCGCCACCCACTCGCACGCCGCGGCGCCGGGGGTTCCTGCACTGGGCGGGAGCGCCGCGGGCTACGTCGAGTACGCAGTCGATTCCCTGCCGCAGCACTTCACGGGCCCGGGGATCTCCGCCTTCGATAACACGCCCATCGACAACGCAATCACCGACGCGGGCGCCGAGCTGGGCCGCGTCCTCTTTTACGATCCGCGGCTGAGTCACAACGACGGAACATCCTGCGCCAGCTGCCACACGCAGGCGACCGGCTTCACCGACTCGGAGCAGTTCAGCGAAGGCTTCGAGGGGGGCCTGACCGGGCGCCACTCGATGGGCCTCTCGAACGCGAGGTGGTACGAGAGCGGGCGGTTCTTCTGGGACGAGCGTGCCGCCACCCTCGAAGACCAGGTCCTCGGCCCGATCCAGGACGCGGTCGAGATGGGGTCCGACCTGACGCAGCTCGTCTCGGAGCTGAACGACACGGAGTACTACCCGGTCCTCTTCGAGCGAGCGTTCGGGGACTCGAACGTGACCTCCGACCGGATGGCCAAGGCGATGGCTCAGTTCGTGCGGTCGATGGCGAGTTACCAGTCCCCCTTCGACCGGGCGGTCGCCGCCGGCTCGGTCGCCTCGCCCAACTTCGCCGCGGTGGACGACATCGAGAACCCGACCGAGGTGACCGCGGGGCACGCTCTCTTCCAGCAGGAGTGTGCGGGCTGCCATCGCACGGTCGCCCAGGCCGCCAACGAGACGCACAACATCGGCCTGCCCCGGATCGACGCCGACGGCGACGGCGAACTCGACAGCGACGACGGCGCCGGGGATCAGCAGTTCAAGGTCCCCTCGCTGCGCAACATCGCCATGCGGGGACGCTTCATGCACGACGGGCGGTTCCAGACACTCGCCGAGGTGGTCGAGTTCTACTCCAGCGGCGTGACCAACAACGGCGACCGGCTGGGCGTCGGCCTCCGGGTGGGGGGCTTCGGCTTCAGCGAAACGGAGAAGGCTGCCCTGGTCGCGTTCCTCGAGAGCCTCACCGACGAGGAGTTCCTCATGTCGGAGCTGTTCAGCAATCCGTTGGTCGCGCTCGACGGTGACTACGACGGCAGCGGCGTGGTCGACGACGACGACCGGCTCGCCTGGGCGGCCCAATTCGGCCTCGGCGAGGAAGACGTCAGCGGACCCCTGATGGCCGATGGCAACGGCGACGGCGTCGTCGATGCGGCCGACTACTCGATCTGGCGAGACAACCTCGGCACCCGTTGGGACGACGCGGTGGCGGCCCTGGCGCAGGCCGTGCCGGAACCATCGACCTGGCTACTGGCGATGCTCGCGCTGGCCACGCCCCGTCGTCGTGCCCGGCGCGAACCGCTTGCTCTCTACTCGCCGAACTCTTCGGTGTAG
- the ppa gene encoding Inorganic pyrophosphatase — protein sequence MSFPQPFFRWRPHPWHGLDLGPKPPEIVHAYIELTPFDRVKYELDKKTGYLRVDRPNRTSAFAPSLYGFIPRTFCGKRVQSLMPDSQAGDGDPLDICVISERPITNPETIVNARVVGGLPMLDNGEADDKIIAVLENDAMWSGVNDISELPKVMVDRLRHYFSIYKSLTPEEAAEVKIDAPYGRDHAITVVEAAMADYTEEFGE from the coding sequence ATGAGCTTCCCGCAGCCCTTCTTCCGCTGGCGACCGCACCCCTGGCACGGGCTCGACCTGGGCCCCAAGCCGCCGGAGATCGTCCACGCGTACATCGAGCTGACCCCGTTCGACCGGGTGAAGTACGAACTGGACAAGAAGACCGGCTACCTGCGGGTCGACCGCCCGAACCGCACGTCAGCGTTTGCGCCGTCGCTTTACGGGTTCATCCCGCGGACGTTTTGCGGCAAACGGGTCCAGTCGTTGATGCCCGACTCGCAAGCGGGTGACGGCGACCCCCTCGACATCTGCGTCATCAGCGAGCGCCCGATCACCAACCCCGAGACGATCGTCAACGCCCGCGTTGTGGGCGGGCTGCCGATGCTCGACAACGGAGAGGCGGACGACAAGATCATCGCCGTCCTGGAGAACGACGCCATGTGGAGCGGCGTCAACGACATCTCCGAGCTTCCGAAGGTGATGGTCGATCGCCTGCGGCACTACTTCAGCATCTACAAGTCGCTCACCCCCGAAGAGGCGGCCGAGGTCAAGATCGACGCCCCCTACGGCCGCGACCACGCCATCACCGTCGTCGAGGCGGCGATGGCCGACTACACCGAAGAGTTCGGCGAGTAG